A stretch of the Chloroflexota bacterium genome encodes the following:
- a CDS encoding GNAT family N-acetyltransferase → MRPIRKLFATDTPELLAVLRGDPRNNLFLIGNLLTMGIREPDLEYWGCDAQGRLAGVLMRYRANWALYDAGDADFAAMAAVVDRHPAGAGDADFAAMAAVVDRHPAGARAITGEYGLVSRLWEHIRNYEASEDHRSHFAVMQAMSEAPHAQQARRATEPDLPGLAALYAEAGEMSRDEVSLRRVLTHGRIFVAEDGGRIVSAALTNAETPEMAMIGGVFTLPAWRNRGHATACMRALCRDLLRQRLQPCLFYDNPRAGSVYRRLGFQEVGTWRLLRLRRKHMSSGGDDESS, encoded by the coding sequence ATGCGACCCATCCGCAAACTCTTCGCCACGGACACGCCCGAACTCCTTGCCGTTCTCCGTGGCGACCCGCGCAACAACCTGTTTCTCATCGGCAACCTGCTGACCATGGGCATACGCGAGCCTGATTTGGAGTATTGGGGGTGCGACGCTCAAGGCCGCCTGGCGGGCGTGCTCATGCGCTACCGCGCCAACTGGGCGCTGTACGACGCGGGCGACGCGGACTTCGCGGCGATGGCGGCGGTGGTTGACCGGCACCCTGCCGGCGCGGGCGACGCGGACTTCGCGGCGATGGCGGCGGTGGTTGACCGGCACCCTGCCGGCGCGAGGGCGATCACGGGCGAGTACGGCCTTGTCAGCCGCCTCTGGGAGCACATCCGCAACTATGAGGCTTCCGAAGACCACCGTTCGCACTTCGCCGTAATGCAGGCGATGAGCGAGGCTCCCCACGCGCAACAAGCCCGCCGCGCCACAGAGCCAGACCTGCCCGGGCTGGCGGCGCTGTACGCCGAGGCGGGCGAGATGTCGCGCGACGAGGTCAGCCTGCGGCGGGTGCTGACCCACGGGCGGATCTTCGTCGCGGAAGACGGCGGCCGCATCGTGTCGGCGGCGCTCACCAACGCCGAGACGCCCGAGATGGCCATGATCGGCGGCGTGTTCACGCTGCCCGCATGGCGCAACCGAGGGCACGCCACGGCCTGCATGCGCGCCCTTTGCCGCGACCTGCTGCGCCAGAGGCTTCAGCCCTGCCTGTTCTACGACAATCCGCGCGCCGGAAGCGTCTACAGGCGGCTCGGATTCCAAGAGGTTGGCACATGGCGGCTGCTTCGGCTCCGTCGGAAACACATGTCATCGGGAGGCGACGATGAGTCATCGTGA